The Antedon mediterranea chromosome 7, ecAntMedi1.1, whole genome shotgun sequence genome has a segment encoding these proteins:
- the LOC140054069 gene encoding carbonic anhydrase 2-like isoform X2 has product MFLRVIGLVLLSFTVSSTSSSEPDWSYFGSTGPQHWSEIGYPDCGKTKQSPIDIREVVIPDVPLPPIQCTDDWDVIRPMSIIYNGHTVKVTLDGTYRSTGGMLPSEYVAEQLHFHWGSSNDIGSEHTIAKSSYPAEMHIVHYSSEFNSVEEAMESDQGLAVFAFFISLGEKNTVMEQIVKEIKGIEFDVSKDLESEVNLLSLVPLLDQSSYWTYNGSLTTPPCYESVVWTIFQIPIVISVEQLEQFRSLNNLRYPLRVVNNFRPPTGSSSNDRQVVYQEIAGVESTTQQP; this is encoded by the exons aTGTTTCTTCGTGTTATCGGGCTTGTTCTGTTGAGTTTCACAGTTAGCAGTACAAGCTCTTCTG AACCTGACTGGAGCTATTTCGGATCAACAG GGCCTCAACATTGGAGCGAGATTGGATACCCGGACTGTGGGAAAACAAAACAGTCACCGATAGATATAAGAGAAGTCGTTATACCTGACGTTCCGTTACCACCAATCCAATGCACTGATGACTGGGACGTCATCCGACCGATGTCAATCATATATAACGGACACACAG ttaaGGTAACGCTCGATGGGACATACCGTTCAACGGGGGGAATGTTACCGTCGGAATACGTAGCCGAGCAGCTTCACTTCCATTGGGGGTCTTCAAACGATATTGGCTCCGAGCACACCATAGCTAAATCTAGCTACCCAGCAGAG ATGCACATAGTCCACTACTCATCTGAATTTAACAGTGTGGAAGAGGCGATGGAAAGCGACCAAGGTCTGGCCGTGTTTGCCTTCTTTATCAGCCTTGGCGAAAAGAACACTGTCATGGAGCAAATAGTGAAAGAAATTAAAGGTATAGAGTTTG ATGTTAGCAAAGACCTAGAGAGTGAGGTAAACCTGCTTTCACTTGTGCCATTACTTGACCAAAGCAGCTACTGGACATATAACGGTTCCTTAACCACGCCCCCTTGTTACGAGTCAGTCGTTTGGACAATTTTTCAGATTCCTATCGTGATTTCTGTTGAACAg TTGGAGCAATTCCGTAGCCTTAACAACCTTAGATATCCGCTACGAGTAGTTAACAACTTCCGACCGCCAACAGGCTCTAGCAGCAACGACAGACAAGTTGTTTATCAAGAGATCGCAGGCGTTGAATCTACCACACAACAACCATAg
- the LOC140054069 gene encoding carbonic anhydrase 2-like isoform X1, whose amino-acid sequence MFLRVIGLVLLSFTVSSTSSSVEPDWSYFGSTGPQHWSEIGYPDCGKTKQSPIDIREVVIPDVPLPPIQCTDDWDVIRPMSIIYNGHTVKVTLDGTYRSTGGMLPSEYVAEQLHFHWGSSNDIGSEHTIAKSSYPAEMHIVHYSSEFNSVEEAMESDQGLAVFAFFISLGEKNTVMEQIVKEIKGIEFDVSKDLESEVNLLSLVPLLDQSSYWTYNGSLTTPPCYESVVWTIFQIPIVISVEQLEQFRSLNNLRYPLRVVNNFRPPTGSSSNDRQVVYQEIAGVESTTQQP is encoded by the exons aTGTTTCTTCGTGTTATCGGGCTTGTTCTGTTGAGTTTCACAGTTAGCAGTACAAGCTCTTCTG TAGAACCTGACTGGAGCTATTTCGGATCAACAG GGCCTCAACATTGGAGCGAGATTGGATACCCGGACTGTGGGAAAACAAAACAGTCACCGATAGATATAAGAGAAGTCGTTATACCTGACGTTCCGTTACCACCAATCCAATGCACTGATGACTGGGACGTCATCCGACCGATGTCAATCATATATAACGGACACACAG ttaaGGTAACGCTCGATGGGACATACCGTTCAACGGGGGGAATGTTACCGTCGGAATACGTAGCCGAGCAGCTTCACTTCCATTGGGGGTCTTCAAACGATATTGGCTCCGAGCACACCATAGCTAAATCTAGCTACCCAGCAGAG ATGCACATAGTCCACTACTCATCTGAATTTAACAGTGTGGAAGAGGCGATGGAAAGCGACCAAGGTCTGGCCGTGTTTGCCTTCTTTATCAGCCTTGGCGAAAAGAACACTGTCATGGAGCAAATAGTGAAAGAAATTAAAGGTATAGAGTTTG ATGTTAGCAAAGACCTAGAGAGTGAGGTAAACCTGCTTTCACTTGTGCCATTACTTGACCAAAGCAGCTACTGGACATATAACGGTTCCTTAACCACGCCCCCTTGTTACGAGTCAGTCGTTTGGACAATTTTTCAGATTCCTATCGTGATTTCTGTTGAACAg TTGGAGCAATTCCGTAGCCTTAACAACCTTAGATATCCGCTACGAGTAGTTAACAACTTCCGACCGCCAACAGGCTCTAGCAGCAACGACAGACAAGTTGTTTATCAAGAGATCGCAGGCGTTGAATCTACCACACAACAACCATAg
- the LOC140054068 gene encoding uncharacterized protein isoform X1, protein MNMESNTKSAVNKRDFGSFQSSNVQELLQVPEEEYTPPEIPVDLPDIISSKSVVFGNEAKKRHFLLEEECTFLNHGAFGAVLGDILDLAHKWQKYIERQPLRFLDKEVFPHLVYATRRLAKFVGCDPTDLLLVTNVTTATNSVLRGIKFNPGDVIYCLNVTYGAVKKLLKHIAAETGAIIQEEAISLPVEGAQQIIEKVKSTIKSGTKIAVFDHVPSNAPFIMPIKELIDLCHNRSIPVYVDGAHSLGALPVNLRELDADYYASNAHKWFCAPKGTAYLYVSKRLQSSVRPLIISHGFGSGFNSEFMWSGLKDYSSFLVLPKIIDFWETVGVQRMRQYMYDLTDQAANMLVEKLGTSLAAPKDMFGTMALVRLPRSLCSKLEVNYDLAEQIQKELYSRFCIEVPVKSIDGVLYVRISCHIYNQMSEYQYLAECLQNLADDSLILK, encoded by the exons ATGAATATGGAAAGTAacacaaaat CAGCTGTAAACAAGAGAGATTTTGGATCTTTTCAATCATCAAATGTTCAAGAACTTCTCCAAGTACCAGAG gaAGAATATACACCTCCAGAAATTCCAGTTGATCTTCCAGATATTATAAGCAGTAAATCTGTTGTATTTGGCAATGAAGCTAAGAAAAGACACTTTTTATTAGAAGAA GAATGTACGTTTCTGAACCATGGTGCATTTGGAGCGGTACTCGGTGATATACTTGACTTGGCTCATAAGTGGCAGAAATACATTGAAAGGCAACCTTTGCGTTTCTTAGACAAAGAAGTGTTCCCTCACCTTGTATACGCTACAAGACGTCTAGCTAAGTTTGTTG GATGTGACCCAACTGACCTCCTCTTGGTGACAAATGTTACTACGGCAACTAACAGCGTTCTACGGGGCATTAAATTCAATCCTGGGGATGTTATCTATTGTTTGAATGTAACTTATG GTGCTGTTAAAAAACTTCTAAAACACATTGCTGCGGAAACTGGTGCTATAATACAAGAGGAGGCTATCTCTTTACCAGTAGAGGGTGCACAACAGATTATTGAGAAAGTAAAATCCACAATCAA GTCTGGTACAAAGATAGCTGTATTTGATCATGTTCCCAGCAATGCACCATTCATAATGCCTATCAAAGAATTAATAGATCTCTGCCACAACAG GTCAATCCCAGTGTACGTTGATGGCGCTCATTCTCTCGGAGCTCTACCAGTAAACCTTCGTGAGCTTGATGCAGACTACTATGCCAGCAACGCTCACAAGTGGTTCTGTGCTCCTAAAGGAACGGCTTATTTGTATGTAAGCAAAAGGCTGCAATCCTCGGTCAGGCCACTCATCATATCACATGGATTTGGAAGTGGTTTCAATTCAGAGTTCATGTGGTCAG GTTTGAAGGATTATAGTTCATTCTTGGTTCTACCAAAGATAATTGATTTCTGGGAGACAGTTGGGGTGCAGAGGATGAGACAATATATGTATGACTTAACAGATCAAGCAG CTAATATGCTCGTAGAGAAGTTAGGGACAAGTCTAGCCGCTCCTAAGGATATGTTTG GAACTATGGCATTAGTTCGTCTTCCCAGAAGCCTTTGTAGCAAACTGGAAGTGAACTATGACCTAGCGGAACAGATACAGAAGGAATTGTACAGTAGATTTTGCATAGAg GTACCAGTTAAAAGCATTGATGGCGTGCTTTATGTCAGGATATCATGCCACATTTACAACCAGATGTCCGAGTATCAATATCTAGCAGAATGTTTGCAAAACCTTGCAGATGattcattaatattaaaataa
- the LOC140054068 gene encoding uncharacterized protein isoform X2 yields the protein MNMESNTKSVNKRDFGSFQSSNVQELLQVPEEEYTPPEIPVDLPDIISSKSVVFGNEAKKRHFLLEEECTFLNHGAFGAVLGDILDLAHKWQKYIERQPLRFLDKEVFPHLVYATRRLAKFVGCDPTDLLLVTNVTTATNSVLRGIKFNPGDVIYCLNVTYGAVKKLLKHIAAETGAIIQEEAISLPVEGAQQIIEKVKSTIKSGTKIAVFDHVPSNAPFIMPIKELIDLCHNRSIPVYVDGAHSLGALPVNLRELDADYYASNAHKWFCAPKGTAYLYVSKRLQSSVRPLIISHGFGSGFNSEFMWSGLKDYSSFLVLPKIIDFWETVGVQRMRQYMYDLTDQAANMLVEKLGTSLAAPKDMFGTMALVRLPRSLCSKLEVNYDLAEQIQKELYSRFCIEVPVKSIDGVLYVRISCHIYNQMSEYQYLAECLQNLADDSLILK from the exons ATGAATATGGAAAGTAacacaaaat CTGTAAACAAGAGAGATTTTGGATCTTTTCAATCATCAAATGTTCAAGAACTTCTCCAAGTACCAGAG gaAGAATATACACCTCCAGAAATTCCAGTTGATCTTCCAGATATTATAAGCAGTAAATCTGTTGTATTTGGCAATGAAGCTAAGAAAAGACACTTTTTATTAGAAGAA GAATGTACGTTTCTGAACCATGGTGCATTTGGAGCGGTACTCGGTGATATACTTGACTTGGCTCATAAGTGGCAGAAATACATTGAAAGGCAACCTTTGCGTTTCTTAGACAAAGAAGTGTTCCCTCACCTTGTATACGCTACAAGACGTCTAGCTAAGTTTGTTG GATGTGACCCAACTGACCTCCTCTTGGTGACAAATGTTACTACGGCAACTAACAGCGTTCTACGGGGCATTAAATTCAATCCTGGGGATGTTATCTATTGTTTGAATGTAACTTATG GTGCTGTTAAAAAACTTCTAAAACACATTGCTGCGGAAACTGGTGCTATAATACAAGAGGAGGCTATCTCTTTACCAGTAGAGGGTGCACAACAGATTATTGAGAAAGTAAAATCCACAATCAA GTCTGGTACAAAGATAGCTGTATTTGATCATGTTCCCAGCAATGCACCATTCATAATGCCTATCAAAGAATTAATAGATCTCTGCCACAACAG GTCAATCCCAGTGTACGTTGATGGCGCTCATTCTCTCGGAGCTCTACCAGTAAACCTTCGTGAGCTTGATGCAGACTACTATGCCAGCAACGCTCACAAGTGGTTCTGTGCTCCTAAAGGAACGGCTTATTTGTATGTAAGCAAAAGGCTGCAATCCTCGGTCAGGCCACTCATCATATCACATGGATTTGGAAGTGGTTTCAATTCAGAGTTCATGTGGTCAG GTTTGAAGGATTATAGTTCATTCTTGGTTCTACCAAAGATAATTGATTTCTGGGAGACAGTTGGGGTGCAGAGGATGAGACAATATATGTATGACTTAACAGATCAAGCAG CTAATATGCTCGTAGAGAAGTTAGGGACAAGTCTAGCCGCTCCTAAGGATATGTTTG GAACTATGGCATTAGTTCGTCTTCCCAGAAGCCTTTGTAGCAAACTGGAAGTGAACTATGACCTAGCGGAACAGATACAGAAGGAATTGTACAGTAGATTTTGCATAGAg GTACCAGTTAAAAGCATTGATGGCGTGCTTTATGTCAGGATATCATGCCACATTTACAACCAGATGTCCGAGTATCAATATCTAGCAGAATGTTTGCAAAACCTTGCAGATGattcattaatattaaaataa